CAGAAAATTAGTTTATTTTGCTCATTTAAAAATCGCCCCCCCATCGCTTTAGAATCAGTTCTATAGACAATTATCACCCCCCTAAATGAGTATAACCCTTGTATAGAAAAATTAAAAATCAGAATCCAAAGACAGTGTCATATTCACGTCAAAAATATCACTTTTTTGAAATAGTACGTAAAAAGAAACATAATTAAGTCTAGTAAGTTAATACAAGCTTTGATATAGTAGGAAGTGGAATATAAGTATGAAGAAGCGCTGTTGTGTTGTCTCAAAATGATAGGCAGTAGGACTCTAGTTGTAGGGAAAGTTCCAACCCGAGTAGCTTACTCAAAAGACGAAACTATTTTATGATAGTTGTATAGTAAAGCAAGGAGGACATAATCATGAGAGGAATTATAATCGGCGTTTTAGTCGCAGCACTCATCATAGCAATCATTGTTTTCCTTTGGCCCGCGATTATGGCGGCGCTCGGAGCTGGACTCGGTTACTGGGCTCTAAGACAATGGACGATAGCAAACAGTGTTGGAGAAAAGATTTTATACGGCGTACTTATCGGTGTCGGGGCATTCATCATCTTGACGAACTTATCTGGCGTTATTACCGTAGCCATTGTTGTAGCATTGATTTACTTCTTAACGAGA
The sequence above is drawn from the Listeria weihenstephanensis genome and encodes:
- a CDS encoding lmo0954 family membrane protein, with the protein product MRGIIIGVLVAALIIAIIVFLWPAIMAALGAGLGYWALRQWTIANSVGEKILYGVLIGVGAFIILTNLSGVITVAIVVALIYFLTRNKRKNTNPNTFDY